Within Macellibacteroides fermentans, the genomic segment CACCGTAAATGTGTCACTATAACTTCGAATCGTATGCTTGCTAACACCTCTTTCGAGGGGAAGGTATTCTACAAAGAAACGATTTAAATATTTTGCTAAATCTGTTATTTCATTCATACTGGATTTGTTTTATTAGGGATATCAGGGAATATGTTGCCAATACTTTTACCCTCTTCTTCGATTAAATTAGGGTAAATCTCTAATGTTAGACGAACGTAATGTTCTGTCGCATAAATATCGTGATGTCCGAGAAGTACAGACAGGATGGGCCATGCCGTATAAATGTCGAGTCCTGATTTTACCATTTGATGCAAAGAATGAACAGCAAAAGTGTGCCTTAGATCATGTACTCGTGGTCCTTGTCCTTTGCCACTATGGCTTATGCCACATTTTTCAAGGATTCTGCGGAAATGTAGATAAACGGCATTGGTCGACATCATCTTTCCAAGATGATTGACGAACAAAGGGGCACATGGATTATCAATGCCTTTTATCGGCATTTTATTACGGTATCCTATATAGGTAATCAACGCAGACTTCATGTCCTCATTTAGAGGAATTAGTCGATGTTGACGGTTCTTTGTCTTTTTCAGTAAGACAAATCCCTTTTCTATATTTACATCTTCATTTTTTATCTCTATCGTTTCTCCAACACGGGCTCCACAATAATATAGGAAAC encodes:
- a CDS encoding tyrosine-type recombinase/integrase, with protein sequence MYIPTILRFLYYCGARVGETIEIKNEDVNIEKGFVLLKKTKNRQHRLIPLNEDMKSALITYIGYRNKMPIKGIDNPCAPLFVNHLGKMMSTNAVYLHFRRILEKCGISHSGKGQGPRVHDLRHTFAVHSLHQMVKSGLDIYTAWPILSVLLGHHDIYATEHYVRLTLEIYPNLIEEEGKSIGNIFPDIPNKTNPV